The Delphinus delphis chromosome 7, mDelDel1.2, whole genome shotgun sequence genome includes a window with the following:
- the CYP27C1 gene encoding cytochrome P450 27C1 isoform X2, with translation MGSWQEYRDLRGRSTGLISAEGEQWLKMRSVLRQRILKPKDVAIFAGEINQVIADLIKRIYFLKSQAEDGETVTNINDLFFKYSMEGVATILYESRLGCLENSVPQATMDYIEALELMFCTFKTSMYAGAIPRWLRPLIPKPWREFCRSWDGLFKFSQIHVDNKLRDIQCQMDRGERARGGLLTYLFLSQELTREEIYANMTEMLLAGVDTTSFTLSWAVYLLARHPEVQQTLYREIVRNLGERHVPTAADVPKVPLVRALLKETLRLFPVLPGNGRVTQEDLVVGGYLIPRGTQLALCHYATSYEDENFPRAKEFRPERWLRPGNLRRVDNFGSIPFGYGARSCIGRRIAELEIHLLVIQLLQRFEIKISPWTKTVHAKTHGLLMPGEPIHVRFVNRK, from the exons ATGGGGTCCTGGCAGGAGTACCGAGACTTACGGGGCAGATCCACCGGGCTCATCTCCGC GGAGGGTGAACAGTGGCTCAAGATGAGAAGTGTGTTGAGACAAAGAATTCTGAAACCGAAAGATGTGGCCATTTTTGCAGGAGAAATCAACCAAGTTATTGCTGATTTAATTAAAAGAATCTACTTCCTCAAGAGCCAGGCAGAAGATGGGGAGACTGTGACCAACATCAATGaccttttcttcaaatattcaatGGAAG GAGTGGCCACCATTCTTTACGAGAGTCGTCTGGGCTGCCTGGAGAACAGCGTCCCGCAGGCGACGATGGACTACATCGAGGCCCTGGAGCTCATGTTCTGCACGTTCAAGACGTCCATGTACGCCGGTGCCATCCCTAGGTGGCTCCGCCCGCTCATCCCCAAACCCTGGCGGGAATTCTGCAGGTCCTGGGATGGACTCTTCAAATTCA GCCAAATTCACGTTGACAACAAGCTGAGGGACATACAGTGCCAAATGGACCGAGGGGAGAGAGCGAGAGGGGGCCTGCTCACGTACCTCTTCCTCAGCCAGGAGCTGACACGGGAGGAAATCTACGCCAACATGACCGAGATGCTGCTGGCTGGCGTGGACACG ACATCGTTCACGTTGTCCTGGGCAGTGTATCTCCTCGCGAGGCACCCGGAAGTGCAGCAGACCCTGTACCGGGAGATAGTGAGGAATTTGGGGGAAAGGCATGTTCCCACGGCTGCAGACGTCCCCAAAGTCCCACTGGTCCGAGCTCTGCTTAAGGAAACCTTGAG GCTGTTTCCAGTGCTGCCGGGGAATGGCCGGGTCACCCAGGAAGACCTGGTTGTTGGCGGGTATCTGATTCCCAGAGGC ACCCAGCTGGCCCTCTGCCACTATGCCACCTCCTACGAGGATGAGAACTTCCCTCGGGCCAAGGAGTTCCGGCCTGAGCGCTGGCTGCGGCCAGGAAACCTGCGCAGGGTTGACAATTTCGGGTCCATCCCCTTCGGCTACGGGGCTCGAAGCTGCATCGGGCGGAGGATTGCAGAATTGGAGATCCACCTCCTTGTGATTCAG ttGCTTCAACGTTTTGAGATCAAAATATCTCCATGGACTAAAACTGTTCATGCAAAAACCCATGGGCTTCTGATGCCAGGGGAGCCCATCCACGTGCGTTTTGTTAACAGAAAGTGA